From one Henningerozyma blattae CBS 6284 chromosome 1, complete genome genomic stretch:
- the TBLA0A01750 gene encoding uncharacterized protein, translated as MQYNIQTTQKENSSENKDNYIIPGLFWDPACIIV; from the coding sequence ATGCAATACAACATCCAAACCAcacaaaaagaaaattcctctgaaaataaagataattatattatccCTGGTTTATTCTGGGATCCAGCCtgtattattgtttaa